TGGCAGCCTACTTAACCTAAAAAGGTACCCCTTTATACTCTCCTTAGTTGCCTCGCTTTTTCTTGTATATGTAGCAGGCCATGCCGTCCAGTCCAGCTGGTCTTTCTATACTATCGAAAAATTTAAGTGGACCGAAATGCAAGTTGGTCTTTCTTTGGGCTTTGTTGGTCTGATGATCGCTATTGTTCAAGGTGGACTTATAAGAGTTATCATTCCTAAAATAGGACAAGTCAAATCTCTTTTTGTTGGCTTAACTATAAACATGTTTGGCCTCCTAGCTTTCGCATTTGTAACACAAGGTTGGATGATGTACGCCATCATGGTACCATTTGCCCTAAGTGGCTTAGCTAATCCCGCCTTCCAAGGCATAATATCAAGCCAAGTCAAGCCAAACGAACAAGGAGAACTACAAGGTGCCCTTACCAGTGTTTTGAGCATAGCGGCCATTGTAGGCCAGCCACTCATGCTCGGACTTTTCGGTTACTTTTCAGCTAAAGATTCTGAAATTTATTTCCCTGGTGCTCCCTTTCTTTTAGGCTCTTTTTTCTGCTTAATAAGTATAATTGTTACAAGAAAAATCTTAGCTAGTCAAAAAGGCTAGAAGAAATGTTTGATTAAGAAATATTTCTTATTACTTTTGCAGCCCAAAATACTCCATCACATGGAGTACTTTTTCTACACACGGGCATAGTTCAATGGTAGAATAGCGGTCTCCAAAACCGTTGATCAGGGTTCGAATCCTTGTGCCCGTGCTTTAATTTGATAAAATGGAAAAATTACAAAGTTTTGTAAAAGAGTCTTGGCACGAAATTACCAATGAGGTAACATGGCCTAAATTCAGCGAACTGCAGGCTAGTGCTACATTGGTACTAATTGCCTCTATCATTTTCGCATTAGTGGTTGGAGCCATTGATTTCGTTATCGACAATGGTCTGAAGTTACTTTATCAATCATTCTAAAGTAGTATTATGGAAGAAATAAACTGGTACGTAGTAAGAGCTGTTTCTGGTCAAGAGAAGAAGATCAAATTGTACATTGAGAATGAGGCTGAAAGAGCAAATCTTAAAGACTTCATTCCTCAGATTTTAATTCCTTCCGAAAAAATAGTAGAAGTTAAAAACGGCAAAAAACGTGTCCGTGAAAAAAACTTCATGCCTGGCTATATGCTAATCCAAGCCGATCTAAACAACGGTGAAGTAATGCACATGATTAAAAGCTTACCTGGCGTTATTGGTTTCTTAAGAAAAGACGGGAATTCGTCTATTGAGCCAGAACCGTTAAGACTTTCAGAAGTAAATAGATTCTTAGGTGTACAAAATGAAGTTGAAGAAGAAGCTATAGACTCTAACATCTCTTTCGTTGTTGGCGAAGCTGTTAAAGTTATAGATGGTCCATTCTCTACTTTTGAAGGTAGCGTTGAAGAGATTTACGAAGACAAAAAGAAACTTAGTGTTAGTGTCAAAATATTTGGCCGAAGCACTCCAGTAGAATTAAGTTACGTACAAGTAGAAAAACTATCGTAACTCAACACATACTTACATATATTCAAACCCGCTATTCTTAATAGTGGGTTTTTCTATTTTTAGTATACCCATCTTCGTAGCTATCAGCATATTATTCAATATTAGCTTGTGTAAAACAAAAATATAAATTACTTTTGCAGTCCGTTTGAAGAATCATGTGATTTTTCTTCGGCAAAAGGTCAATTGTTTTCTTGTCA
This sequence is a window from Arcticibacterium luteifluviistationis. Protein-coding genes within it:
- the secE gene encoding preprotein translocase subunit SecE, which produces MEKLQSFVKESWHEITNEVTWPKFSELQASATLVLIASIIFALVVGAIDFVIDNGLKLLYQSF
- the nusG gene encoding transcription termination/antitermination protein NusG translates to MEEINWYVVRAVSGQEKKIKLYIENEAERANLKDFIPQILIPSEKIVEVKNGKKRVREKNFMPGYMLIQADLNNGEVMHMIKSLPGVIGFLRKDGNSSIEPEPLRLSEVNRFLGVQNEVEEEAIDSNISFVVGEAVKVIDGPFSTFEGSVEEIYEDKKKLSVSVKIFGRSTPVELSYVQVEKLS